The following are encoded together in the Fundulus heteroclitus isolate FHET01 chromosome 19, MU-UCD_Fhet_4.1, whole genome shotgun sequence genome:
- the LOC118566990 gene encoding eukaryotic translation initiation factor 3 subunit A-like: METPEKETGFTEDLRINEEEEPSCSVRQRRPTEKMQAYQKEEAHKKEKRLHRVYDEWKKQVRATRDQLKGDLTNSQIASLMDILEKERDKVIKVYTEIRENITPSSDTRRLIDACEAVSNDIIKVAHERLSGIDEYDSGKVKTRLRELLHPDYAQSIYSSSATHSSKHSSASKSSSGRSVVAVKRAEAAAELAAKEAEYKVIMEEEKQKERIQLLEERQRRELESQKRELERLKAEKELKAARARLLTYDQEIKSESSVHVDCGRAPQRPPTISSPIKIPNSKVVSTSPPQADVLYLAQALQDSVAMNRLPMPEPSTFTGDPIEFIEWKASFSALIDTKNISPADKLHYLKKYVGGSARTMLDGIFYRNDSDAYQDAWERLNQRYGHPFVVQKAYRERLSKWPKIQTNDSIGFRAFADFIQTCYEAMPHVEGLDILNNCEENQKLIQKLPNWAAARWNRQATQHLKESGRFPSLEHFAEFMSSEAEIVCNPITSFQALHSTDFTKSPIKVTKRKKDPPPVFYIHRC; the protein is encoded by the coding sequence ATGGAAACGCCTGAAAAAGAAACTGGATTTACAGAGGACCTCCGAATcaatgaggaagaggagccttCATGCTCTGTTCGTCAGAGGAGGCCTACAGAGAAAATGCAAGCATATCAAAAGGAGGAGGcccataaaaaggaaaaacgaCTTCACAGAGTTTATGACGAATGGAAAAAACAAGTACGTGCAACACGAGACCAATTAAAAGGAGACCTAACAAACAGTCAAATCGCTTCACTCATGGACATCTTGGAGAAGGAAAGAGATAAAGTCATAAAGGTATATACAGAAATTAGAGAAAACATTACTCCTTCTAGTGACACAAGGCGACTTATAGATGCATGTGAAGCAGTTTCCAATGATATTATTAAGGTTGCACATGAAAGACTCTCAGGCATAGATGAATATGACAGTGGCAAAGTGAAGACACGCCTACGTGAGCTTCTTCACCCAGACTATGCTCAGTCCATTTACAGTTCCTCAGCCACACACTCAAGTAAACACTCATCTGCTAGTAAGTCAAGCTCTGGAAGGTCAGTAGTAGCTGTAAAGAgagcagaagctgcagcagaatTGGCTGCCAAGGAAGCCGAGTATAAAGTAATcatggaagaagaaaaacaaaaggaaaggatTCAACTTCTGGAAGAAAGACAGAGGAGGGAGCTTGAATCTCAAAAACGTGAACTAGAGAGACTGAAGGCTGAAAAGGAGTTAAAGGCTGCACGTGCGAGGCTATTGACCTACGATCAGGAGATAAAGAGTGAGAGCAGTGTTCATGTTGACTGTGGCAGAGCTCCTCAGAGGCCTCCAACAATTTCATCTCCTATTAAAATCCCGAATAGTAAAGTTGTGTCCACCTCACCTCCACAAGCAGACGTCCTTTACTTGGCCCAAGCATTGCAGGACAGTGTTGCTATGAACCGACTGCCAATGCCAGAACCCTCCACATTCACAGGTGATCCAATAGAGTTCATCGAGTGGAAAGCTTCATTTTCTGCACTCATTGATACAAAGAACATTTCACCTGCGGATAAGCTGCACTACTTAAAGAAATATGTAGGAGGTTCCGCTAGAACAATGCTTGATGGCATCTTCTACAGAAATGACAGTGATGCATACCAGGATGCATGGGAACGCCTCAACCAAAGGTATGGACACCCATTTGTTGTACAGAAAGCATACAGAGAAAGATTATCAAAATGGCCGAAGATACAAACAAATGACTCTATAGGATTTAGAGCATTTGCTGATTTTATTCAAACATGTTATGAAGCTATGCCCCACGTAGAAGGTTTGGACATTCTAAACAATTGTGAGGAGAACCAAAAACTTATTCAAAAATTACCAAACTGGGCAGCTGCAAGGTGGAACCGTCAAGCTACTCAACACTTAAAAGAAAGCGGGAGGTTTCCAAGCCTAGAACACTTTGCTGAGTTCATGTCTTCTGAAGCAGAGATAGTGTGCAATCCAATCACATCATTTCAGGCTCTCCACTCTACAGACTTCACAAAATCACCAATAAAGGTtaccaaaaggaaaaaagacCCGCCTCCAGTGTTCTACATACACAGGTGTTAA
- the LOC118566916 gene encoding uncharacterized protein LOC118566916 → MPLPFKERPLLPDNKQMATVRLQSLKTKLSKDQRYKEQYVKFMSEIIERGEAEEVRNEAKEGERWYIPHHGIYHPQKPDKLRVVFDASAKYKGNSLNDHLLSGPDLMNNLNGVLIRFRRHQVALCDIEKMFHQFHVYEADRDYLRFLWWENGNLDTEPQEFRMKVHLFGATSSPGCANYGLKHLAKENETQFPLASKFIMKDFYVDDGVTSTASIKEAIQLAQEAQTLCALGGLRLHKFVSNDKTVLENIPASERASPQQACDLSFNDSKLERALGIHWHIGSDTLRFRFRPNDQPATRRGILSMVASLYDPLGFISPFVLTGKRVLQEACKQGTSWDDPLPSELRAVWDNWKADLKDLEKVTIPRCYVPKDFGQIVKTELHHFSDGSSYGYGQCSYLRHINKDDKMHCALVTAKTRVAPIKVTTIPRLELTAAFVSITASNMLKDELGLTQIDEYFWTDSKVVLGYINNEARRFHTFVSNRVQRIRLNSTPQQWRYVSSEQNPADIASRGSSTKDLISSDWFYGPQFLWSKDIPPAAEIDMNVPLGDPEVKRVHVLNTLKTEKKSLSDKLEKFSSWYKATQAIARLIHCAKGDKTTGHSTVQERQNAQNVILRDVQAREYAEEIKMLTDRKALPRKSKLFEMDTFLDTDGLLKVGGRLKDASFSSTMKHPIVVPKDQHITQLIISHFHSKVEHQGRGLTVNEIRANGIWIPGINKAVASFIYKCVKCRKLRRGTEVQKMADLPTQRLDPSPPFTFCGMDCFGPFLTKQARKVHKRYGLLFTCLCCRAVHIEMLDDMTTDAFINGLRCFIAIRGAVSEIRCDQGSNFVGAKNELQEALKQVDSNRITTFLAEKQCDFKMHTPHSSHTGGVWERQIRTVRNILRSTASLSSGRMDDASLRTFFYEAMAIVNSRPLTVDSLSDPNSPEALTPNHLLTMKSKVALPPPGKFIKEDLYAKKRWRQVQYLAEQFWSRWKREYLCNIATRQKWHTPRRNLKVGDVVMEKIDDLPRNEWRLARVMDTVTDKDGLVRKVKLRFGEKKMEKGQCSSKLSIVERPVQKLVLLFDTV, encoded by the coding sequence ATGCCACTTCCATTCAAGGAAAGACCTCTCTTACCAGATAATAAGCAGATGGCCACTGTGCGACTTCAAAGCCTCAAAACCAAACTGTCGAAAGACCAAAGGTACAAGGAACAATATGTGAAGTTTATGAGTGAAATCATAGAAAGGGGTGAGGCAGAGGAAGTGCGCAATGAAGCAAAGGAAGGAGAAAGGTGGTATATTCCCCACCACGGAATATATCATCCCCAAAAACCAGACAAACTGAGAGTAGTCTTTGACGCCTCAGCAAAATACAAAGGTAACAGTCTCAATGATCATTTGCTGTCTGGCCCAGATTTAATGAACAATCTAAATGGTGTTCTCATCAGATTCAGACGTCATCAAGTTGCATTATGTGACATTGAAAAAATGTTTCACCAATTTCATGTGTATGAAGCAGATAGAGACTATTTAAGGTTTTTATGGTGGGAAAATGGTAACCTGGACACTGAGCCCCAAGAATTCCGAATGAAGGTTCATCTCTTTGGTGCCACCTCTTCACCAGGGTGTGCAAATTATGGACTAAAACATCTTGCAAAAGAAAACGAGACACAGTTTCCACTCGCATCAAAGTTCATAATGAAGGATTTCTACGTGGACGACGGCGTAACAAGTACTGCAAGCATCAAGGAAGCTATTCAGCTTGCTCAGGAGGCTCAGACACTCTGTGCATTAGGTGGCCTTAGACTACACAAGTTTGTAAGTAATGACAAAACAGTGTTAGAAAACATTCCAGCATCTGAACGTGCCTCTCCACAGCAAGCATGTGACCTATCATTTAATGACTCTAAACTTGAAAGAGCTCTTGGCATTCACTGGCACATTGGCTCAGACACACTCAGGTTCCGCTTTCGCCCCAATGACCAACCTGCTACAAGACGTGGCATCCTCTCCATGGTTGCATCTCTTTATGATCCATTGGGATTCATCTCCCCCTTTGTACTCACAGGCAAAAGAGTGCTTCAAGAGGCATGCAAACAAGGCACCAGCTGGGATGATCCCCTTCCCAGTGAACTAAGAGCAGTGTGGGATAACTGGAAGGCAGACTTGAAGGACTTGGAGAAAGTCACAATACCACGGTGTTATGTTCCCAAAGACTTTGGCCAAATAGTGAAAACAGAGTTGCATCATTTTTCTGATGGAAGCTCATACGGTTATGGACAGTGTTCATATTTAAGACACATAAACAAAGACGATAAAATGCATTGCGCTTTGGTTACAGCAAAGACAAGAGTCGCTCCCATCAAAGTAACAACAATACCAAGACTTGAACTGACAGCGGCATTTGTCTCCATTACTGCAAGCAACATGTTGAAGGATGAGCTTGGATTGACACAGATCGACGAATATTTCTGGACAGACTCTAAAGTAGTTTTAGGCTACATCAATAACGAAGCACGTCGTTTTCACACATTTGTCTCCAATCGAGTTCAAAGGATAAGGCTCAACAGCACCCCTCAGCAATGGAGATATGTTTCTTCGGAGCAAAATCCAGCGGACATTGCCTCCAGAGGTTCAAGCACAAAGGACCTCATTTCATCAGACTGGTTTTATGGGCCACAGTTTCTGTGGAGCAAAGATATCCCTCCAGCTGCAGAGATCGACATGAATGTGCCACTCGGGGATCCAGAGGTAAAAAGGGTACATGTACTGAACACTCttaaaacagagaagaagagtTTATCAGATAAGTTGGAAAAGTTTTCTTCTTGGTACAAAGCCACCCAAGCCATAGCTCGACTCATTCACTGTGCCAAGGGAGATAAAACAACAGGCCACAGCACAGTGCAAGAAAGACAAAACGCTCAAAATGTTATTCTCAGGGATGTACAAGCGCGTGAATATGCAGAGGAGATAAAGATGCTCACAGACAGAAAGGCACTTCCTCGCAAAAGCAAACTGTTTGAAATGGACACTTTTCTTGACACTGATGGACTCCTTAAGGTGGGAGGAAGACTTAAAGATGCTTCATTCTCCTCCACAATGAAACATCCAATAGTAGTTCCGAAGGACCAACACATCACTCAGTTAATAATCTCTCATTTCCACAGTAAAGTGGAACATCAAGGAAGAGGACTGACAGTCAATGAGATCAGGGCCAATGGAATTTGGATTCCAGGCATTAACAAGGCTGTGGCAAGCTTTATTTACAAATGTGTAAAGTGTCGCAAACTCAGACGAGGCACGGAGGTACAAAAAATGGCTGATCTCCCAACCCAGCGCTTAGATCCATCTCCACCGTTTACATTTTGTGGAATGGACTGTTTTGGTCCTTTTCTAACTAAGCAAGCTCGCAAAGTGCACAAGCGTTATGGACTTCTTTTTACCTGCCTTTGTTGCAGAGCAGTGCACATTGAAATGTTAGATGACATGACTACAGATGCCTTCATCAATGGACTCCGCTGTTTTATAGCTATAAGAGGAGCAGTCAGTGAAATAAGGTGCGATCAAGGAAGCAACTTTGTCGGAGCTAAAAACGAACTGCAGGAAGCTTTAAAACAAGTGGACTCTAATCGGATTACCACATTTCTCGCCGAGAAACAGTGCGACTTCAAAATGCATACTCCTCATTCAAGCCATACAGGAGGTGTATGGGAAAGACAGATTAGGACAGTTCGAAACATTCTGCGCTCAACTGCATCACTTTCTTCTGGCAGAATGGATGATGCATCATTAAGGACATTCTTTTATGAAGCAATGGCCATAGTGAACAGCAGACCTCTTACAGTTGACAGCTTAAGTGACCCAAACAGCCCAGAGGCATTGACCCCAAATCACCTGCTTACTATGAAATCTAAGGTAGCCCTGCCACCTCCAGGTAAATTCATCAAAGAGGACCTTTATGCAAAGAAAAGGTGGCGGCAAGTGCAGTACCTAGCAGAACAGTTTTGGTCACGTTGGAAAAGGGAGTATCTTTGCAACATCGCAACAAGGCAGAAATGGCATACTCCAAGGAGAAACTTGAAAGTTGGAGATGTTGTCATGGAGAAGATAGATGACTTACCTCGAAATGAATGGAGATTAGCACGTGTAATGGACACAGTGACTGACAAAGACGGGCTTGTAAGGAAAGTAAAGCTTCGCTTTGGAGAAAAGAAGATGGAGAAAGGACAATGTTCCAGCAAACTTTCCATAGTAGAACGCCCAGTACAGAAACTGGTTCTTCTGTTTGATACTGTTTAA